The region TGCCTGTGAAATGGTCATGCTTTCCGGGTCCCAGCCAAGCGCTCAGCGTACTGCCGGTCATAATATTCGCGGAATTCGCCGTTGCGAATCGGTTCCCACCAAGCGCGGTTCTGAGCGTACCAACGCGTAGCTTCAGTCACTGCCTGCCAGGGATCGTATTTCGGCTCCCAGCTCAGTGCCCGCAGCTTGTCCACATTCATTGAGTAACGGCGATCGTGGCCGGGGCGGTCAGTGACGTGCTGGATCAGACTGCGGTCCTGGCCCAGCGTCTCAAGTACGATATTCACCATTTCCAGGTTGGTCATCTCACGACCTGTCCCAACGTTGTAAACCTGACCAATCTCGCCGCGCAGCAACACGGTTTCAATCCCGGTGCAGTGGTCGTACACGTGGGCATAGTCGCGCATCTGTAGGCCGTCTCCATATACCGGCAGAGCTTCGCCCAGGACCGCATTAGTGGCAAACAGAGGGACAACCTTTTCAGGATATTGGAAGGGCCCGACGTTGTTCGCCCCGCGTGTGATCGTCACCGGCAGGCTATAGGTAATGTAGTACGCCTGGACGAGCTGGTCTGCTGCTGCTTTACTCGCTGCGTAGGGGCTGCGCGGTGCGAGTGGATCGGTCTCGACGCTTTGATGCCCGTCGGGTATATGGCCATAAACCTCGTCCGTGCTGATGTGATGCATCCGGATTCCGAGCTCGCGGGCGACTTCCAGTAGGACATGGGTCCCGCGCACGTTGGTATCAGTAAAGATAAGCGGCCCCAGGATACTCTGGTCAACATGAGTCTCGGCAGCGAAATTGACGATCAAGTCGATCTGATTTTCACAGCAAGCCCGTCTGGCCGCATCCATGTCAGCAATATCGGCCTGCACCAGTGACAACCTTGGGCTGTCCCACAAATCATGTAAATTCTCCCGGCGGCCCGCATAAGTGAGTTTGTCGTAAACCACGATACGGTCACGGGGATGGCTTTCCAACCAATAGCGTACGAAATTGCTGCCAATAAAGCCGCAGCCGCCTGTTATTAACAGATTCATGCTTTCACTCCTCCACGAGGCGCGTAGGAGTACGAGTACCCATAGCTATTGCCCTCGCGCGCATCCGACTTGTTAATGACGAAGCCCAAGATATTCAGCCCAGCACGCTCGGCACGGCGAAGTGCGCTGCGAACCGAGTGCACATTGGTTCGGCCATACTCAGTCACCATCAGCACAGCGTCGGCATGAATCCCCACTACCAGGCCGTCAGCGAGTGCAAGAAGAGGAGCGCTGTCGATCAGAACGATGTCGTAGTGCTGACGCCACAAGCTCAGGGCACCTGCGATGTCAGCCTGGTTAAATACACCCAAGCTGTCTTGCAAGCCGGGACCAGCGGGTAACATGTCTACGTTGTCCTCGACCCGAATAACCTGGACATTGTGTGGATCCGTGAGCGCTTCCCGGGTTGTCCTGACACCGCCCTGACCCGTCAGCTGGTGCCAGTGACCACCCTCATCGTATTTTTTCCATACCACTGCCTGAGTGCCGCGCCGCAGATCTGCGTCAATGATCAATACGCGCTGCCCACTGGAGGCAAAACCGTCGGCAAGCGTAGCGGTCAAGCTGCTCTTGCCTTCTCCGGGCGCGGTGCTTGTCACCATCACAACTGGGTGCGGTTTGCTCACCAGGACTGCCATCAGGTTGACTCGCAAAAATCCAATTGCTTCGTAAAGTCCAGCCTGTCGCGCCGCCCGTACGATGCCGGAAAAGACGATGTCGCGCTGGCGCAAGCGCGGAATCACAGCCAGAGTCGGCACGTTGAGCGCCAAAAGGTCATCTTCACTGCGTATGGTCCGATCCAGGACGGTGACCAGTGCGACGACCCCGGTGGCAAGCAGCAACCCTAACAGCCCAGACAACACCGCGTTTCGCATTGGCTTGGGCGCGATGGGTCTCAAAGGTTCAACCGCAGCGGACAGAGAGCTAAGTACGCCTGCCACCGAGTCCTCCAGTAACTGAACCTGCGTCAAATTGCCTTGGACACTGGCCCGGCGAGTAATTAGGGTTTGCCGTTCCAGAGAGGAAAGACCTGATGTAGCTAACTGCTGATCGACCTGGGCGAGCTGAGCCTGAAAGCCAGCCTGAGCACGCCGGACGTTTTCCAGAGCTCGATTGCGGTCCCAAGAAAGAAGAGTCGCGCTCGCTAGATTTGCCAATCGCTGAGCCGCAGCTGTTGTGCGCGCGCGCGCGCGCACTGTGTAGATTCCGTTACCAGTGAGGTCCAGACGGGAGGTCAAAGTAACGGTCCGCAAACGCTGTTCTCTCAGTTCTTTCCTCAGATTTTCACTGAGACGTTGACGCTCTCCCCGAGCAATTTTTTCATCCTTACTAATTGCTTGAATTAATGGCCCAATGACTTGGGTACTTTGTAAGGCCTGAGCCACAGCCCCCTCAGGCAGTGGCGGAGCCTTGACTAAGGCCGTGCTCAAGGTACTTTCCTGTCCCTGGCTATTAGAAGCAATCAGGCTGGCGCTGGCTTCGTAAATAGGCGGCTGCGCACGAGACCACAGAAACGCCGCCAGTGCCAAGAGTGCTCCTGTTCCCAGAATCCAGACCAAATGGCGTTTTAGTCCTTGCCATACAACAGACAGATCAATCTCCTGTGATCCTGCTCTTTCTGTCATAGCCGAGCTACTCCCCTAATAGATAGGGCTGAACGTTCATTTTCAGCGGCAGGCAGCCAGCGAGAGAATATTGCCACCCTGCTGCATTGAGAAATACTCATCCGCGTCACTATAACTTACCTCGAATAGGGGTTGTTCGTATGGCTATCAGGTGATGAAAATACAGAATTTCAGGTTATGCGCCAGGACGCCCAGCGCGACCTTAAGCCGCAGGCTGAGATATGTTTTGACCTGTCCCCAGCGCAGTCCAGCTCCAATCAGCACGGAGAACGCGGACTCCACACACTTTCTGGCCTGACCCATACTCTTGTTTCCAGCGTGTATCGAGCTGTCTGGCGTTGACTTTCGGTGGCGTCAGGCAGGTCTGGACTGATAGCTCTTATGTCCAATCTGCTTTGGCCTTCCATAAGAGGGCCAATCTTTGTTCATTCCGTACAACACGGTGAAATCGTGCTGGCTTGCCGGACGAATCTCGTATTTTGCAACCTTGCCATTCAGGGTGCACCAAGCATGCAGCTTGAAGCCGTAGACCGGCCCAGCGGTGCTGAATCCATGTCGGGCGCCACGGAGTTTGCAGCGTGGAGCGCGCTTGAACGTCGAGACGGGCAGAGGCTGCGAATCGACTGCGATGAAGTCCAGTTCCTGGACTTCAGTGGCCAGCTGCTCGACGATGGGGGTCAACCGGGCGAACCGGACTCGGGCCTGGGACTCAGAGGGGAAGTCTGGGAAATGATTGAGTTTGAGAAAGCGCCACCAGCAGCTGAAACAGCACCTTGTGCAGCTTCTAAAGTAGTTCGACTGCCAGCAGATCGGCATAAGACATCTTCTCGTGGGAATGGATGAGCTTCGGCGGAATGTGCCGCTGAATCCAGCGGCTCAGCAGGGTGACGGCAACACACAGCCGCAGTAAAGTAAGATCGGGACGGTTCATAAACACCGTCCATTGCGCATTTTTTGTCGCTCGGGTCAACCCCTGTTCGCGGTATCTTACTGCAGATAGGGTTCAATCCGGTCGCGAACAATTGCCACCTGAGTCGAGAGACAGAATTACTGATACCATTCGCCTTTCAGCTATGGCGCCAACCCAGCGCGCCCACGAGTGCAGCAAGCAACAGATTGGCCACCAGCAGCGGCACGGTCGCTTCCCATCCTCCAGCTTCAAAGGCGTAACCAGCGACCACACTCGCCGCGGCCCCTCCGCCGTAGTACGACAGGTGATACAGGCCACCGGCTAGGCTGCGTGCACTGCTGACGCTGCGCTGCACCGCCGCGAGCGCCGCTGACTGTGCCAGGAAAACTCCGCAGGCTGCCGCGGCTACGCCGGCAATCACCAGTGGCAGCGGGGTGCTGTAGGTCAGCAGCAGGCCTGCAATGCTGGACCCCATGGCGGCCAGCAGCGCGGTCCGGGGTCCTCTGGAAGCCAGGAACGGCCCGGCCACCGGTGTGATAATCACACCAAGCAGATACACCGCGAAGACCGAGCCGGTCTGGGCGGTGGTCAGCTGGTACGGGGCCTCGGACAGACGCAGGGTGAGCGTGTTGAAGGTGCCCACCAGCATGAAGAGAATCAAGAACCCCACAGCGCAGGTGGCCAGCAGCGGTGGATTCCGCAGATGGTCGCGCATTCCCACGAGGACGGCCGCAGGATTACGTCTGGGCTCGAACGTCTTCTCGGGTGGGAGGGCCTTGCGCGCTACTCCCCAGCCGGCTGCGCACGCGACCGCCAGCAGCCAGAAGGCCACCCGCCAGTCGCCCTGTTCTGCCACCAGCCCCGACAGAAAGCGTCCCAGAAACCCACCCAGTACAGTTCCGGTCACGTAGGCCGTCAGGGCACGGGCGCGTCCGGCCGGCGAGACTTCCTCGGCGATATAGGCGTTGAGGGCCACCATAACGCCGGGAATCAGCAGGCCCTGCGCAAAGCGTGCGGCGTTCAGGACTTCCAGTGTGGGTGCAGCAGCAGCCAGCAGGGCCGGCAGGACCAGCAGCGCATACGCCCACAGCACAGTCTGACGGCGGCCCCAGGCGTCCGCCAGCACCCCGGTCAGTGGTGAGGCGAGCGCCATGGCCAGCATGGTGGCACCGACCACCGTGCCCACCTGTGCCGGACCCACCCCGAATTCGCGCGACAGGAGGGGCAGCAGGCTCTGCGGGGCGTAAACGTTCAGGAAAACGAGTGTGCCCAGCGCAGCGAAGATCAACGGGTGAGCGTCCTTACCCCGGTTTCGCGTCACAGGTGAGGTGTCATGGGAGACCCACCAGACCGTCAGGTCCTACCAGGGCGACGGCCACACCCAAGGCCGAAGCGCACGCGGGGTCCTGCAGCCCTGGCGGCCCGGCCAGAAGGAGTGTGGGGCGGGCCTCCAGAGCCACACTACCGGTCATATCAAGTCGTTCCAGGACCGCCTCAAAAGTCCAGTCCTGGGCCCAGAGGCGCTTGACGGCATGCAGCGCAGCAGTTCCTGGCGGCGTCACACGCGCCGTCTGGGTGTGCTGGATGCCGGGCCTGCGGGCATGCAGTTCGCCATTGGCCAGCCCGGCGTTGCCCAGCGCGCGGTAAAAGACCTGTACAGCGTCATCCACCAGAAAACTGGTGCGGATCAGGTTCTGCGCCTGATCGGTCAGCGGCTCAAGCAGGTCCTCGTCAATCCGGGCAGGGTTGACCGGCCGGAAGAGCCGGGCCAGTTGCTCCGGAAGGTTGGCGTAGCGGTAATAGGCCTCTTCAAAACCAGCAGGAATCAGCATGCCAGGGACCCCATGCGCCGCGAGTCGATGGGTCTCTGCGCCAACCTCATGAACAGGGTGCTGGGCGGCCTCCTCGATGGTCAGCATGCCTGTAGGCTAAAGCACGAGTGCTGGTGTCGTGATGGGCCTTTGATTCATCCATCAAAGAACAGATGGGCAGGGGCCAGCTTCAGTGTGTCAGCACGTTCTATGCCCAGGGCATCTGATGTCTGTAGGGCACGAACAGGCGCTCATAATCGACCATAACAAGCAAAGAATGCAGAAGGACTTCTCTGCAAAGCAGCGTGAGTCAAGAATTTCTTCCCAACGCCTTGGATCATGACGAGCAGTCAGGCCCGGGCTCTCCGGCTGCGGATCAACCGCACCGCGAACAGGACCATGACCACCAGGGCTGCAATCAACGGTGGTGTATGGTCTTTCTTCACTCCCCACCAGAAATGCAGCACACCCAGACCGGCGGCGACATACACGAGTTGATGCAGCCGCTGCCAGCGCTGAAACCCCAGCCTGCGCACTGCTCCCCGGCCACTGGTCAGTGCCAGCGGCAGCATGAGGACCAGCGCGGCGAAGCCCACAGTGACGAAGGGGCGTTCCAGCACGTCTTCAAGAACCACTGCCGGTGTAAATCCGTGGTCCAGCAGATACAACAGGAAATGCAGTACGGCATAGAAAAAGGTCAGCAGCCCCAGCGCTTTGCGAATCCGGGCCGGCCATGTCCAGCCGGTCAGGGTCCGCAGCGGAGTACAGGCCAGCGACAGAATCAGCAGGACCAGGGCAAGCAGCCCAGTCTGAAGGATCGCCCTCTGGATCGGGTTGGCTCCGAGCGCACCCATCTGCGCGTCAAGCACCAGCACAGCCGCAGGCACCAGACCTCCCATCACCACGCCGGGCCCGAGCCACGGTAATGGACGGGAAGGTCGGCGCGTCACACGGCTCTTATTGGATTTGTGCGGTTCCTGCGGCACAGGCGACACCCTGCCCCTCAGAAGAAGCGGCGCAGGTCCATGCCTTTGTACAGTGACGCGACCTCTTCCGCGTAACCGTTGAAGGGCAGGGTCGGCCGACGGCGCAGTTCGCCGATCCGGCGCTCGGTTGCCTGACTCCAGCGGGGGTGCGGCACCTTCGGGTTGACGTTGGCGTAAAAGCCGTACTCGTCCGGTGCGGCCAGTGCCCAGGTGGTGCGTGGCTGCTTCTGGGTCAGCGTGATGCGGACCACCGACTTGATGTTCTTGAACCCGTATTTCCAGGGCACGACGAGCCGCAGCGGGGCGCCGTTCTGGTTGGGCAGGGCGCGTCCGTGGAGTCCGACCGCCATGAATGTCAGGGGGTGCAGGGCTTCGTCCAGCCGCAGGCCTTCAACGTAGGGCCAGTCGAGCACGTCGCCCCGCTGCCCCGGGAACTGTTTGGGGTCATGCAGCGACGTGAACTGCACGTACTTTGCTTTGCTGTTCGGCTCTATCCGCCTCAGCAGGGCCCCGAGGGGAAAACCGAGCCAGGGCATCACCATGGACCAGCCCTCGACGCAGCGCATGCGGTAAATCCGGTCTTCCAGGGGAAACCAGGATTGAAGGGTATCGATGTCCACCCGCACTGGCTTGCGCACCTCGCCGTCGATCAGCACCGTCCAGGGGCGCGTTCTCAGGCTTCCAGCCAGCCTGGCCGGGTCATCCTTGCCTGTGCCGAACTCGTAGAAATTGTTGTAGGTGGTTGCCTGCGCATACGGCGTGATCGGCTCGGAAGTGTCGTAGGGCCCCAGGGGGCGCCGGGCCTGAGCCATCAGTTCGCCGGGAGCCGCTTGCGCTGCGGCACCGGGACGCCGGGTCAGCAGTTCCAGCCCACCGCCAAGAGCCGCTACTGTCCCGGTGAACAGCGCCGCATTCTTCAGGAATTCGCGTCGCGGAGGGACCTGGGTCTCAGGGGTGGTGTCCTCAGGATCAGCAGGAAGCTGGGGGTCAGGCGGAGTGCTGGTCATAGGTTCATTCTCCTTGGATCATCACGGGCGCCAGGATAAAAGCAGCCCGGAACCGATCTCGCCTGGACAGTCTGGACCGTTTCTCTTATCAGGTATATGCACGACAAGACTTTTCGGATCGACCGGCGAGGTTTCTCAAGGTCCTGTGGGTCAGTTCGTGAGACGGCATAAGGCGCAGCATCGTGTGTCAGGCGGGGCACTGTCCTTTTCCGTCACTGTGCTGGAAGTTGTGTCCCAGAGACATCGGGCCGCTTGCGCCCGACTTTCCAGCGGCCGGGAAGCACTGCTCAGGCAGCATTTCCGGTTGAGCAGCATAGGCTTGATACTGCGTTCATGAGCATTCCGGTTGCCGAGACCGCTTCCCTTTCTCTGGACAAGCTGCTGACCCTGGATCCGCGCCTCCCAGGGGTCTGGGCCTGGGTTCAGCAGCACATGACCCCGGATGCTGCTCACGATGAGGGTCACCTGCACCGGGTGGCCCTCTGGACCCGGCGCTGCGCCCCTCAGGAACCCGTGGTGCTGGCAGTTGCAGCGGCCCTGACCCATGATGTGGTCAACCTGCCCAAGAACCACCCGCAGCGTGCGCAGGCCAGCACCCTGGCGGCTCAGGCGGTACAGCAGGTTCTGCCGGACCTGGGGTTCACGCCAGCGCAGGCGCATGAAGTGGCACTGGCCGTCCGGGATCACAGCTTCTCGCGTGGCGCTGTCCCCGCAACTCCTCTGGGCGCGGCCCTGCAGGACGCGGACCGTCTGGACGCCCTGGGTGCGCTGGGGGTCATGCGGGTCGCCGCGGTGGGCGGCCACCTGGGTCGGGCGATCTTCGATGCAGCAGATCCCTGGTGTCAGCAGCGCGAGCCCGATGACCAGGCCTTCACGGTGGACCATTTCTTTACCAAGCTGCTGCGGCTGTCCGCCAGCTTTCAGACGGTCCCAGGGCGCGCCGAAGCACAGCGGCGCACAGCCGTGATGCACGCCTTCCTGACCCAGCTGGGAGAGGAGATCGGCGTACCTTATCCCGAGCCCTGAACTTCCAGATGGGCACCGTCACCCAGGGTATGAATGGTCCAGTGGCCCGAATGGCGCCGCACCATGCTGAGACTGGTGTGCCCTACGCGATGCGCAAACGGGACCGGATAACCGGGCTGCGGAAGCAGTGGCCAGCCGAACAGGTCACACAGCAGCGCCCGGATCGCGACGGAATGCGTAAAGGCAATAACGCTGGCCTGGTCCAGATCCTCTGCCCAGTCGCGCATCCGGGCCGCCACTTCAGCCAGGCTCTCTCCACCGGGCGGCGCCACGCGCCAGGGGTCAGACTGCCACTCCTGGAATGCCGGGTGCACGGTCATTTCGTCGACGGTCAGCCCCTCGAAAACGCCGAAATGGATCTCGCGCAGCCGGGGATCAAGCGTGATGCCCTGGCCAGGCAGAGCCAGTTGCGCGGTCTGAACCGCGCGTTGCAGGTCACTGGAGTCCACCTGATCAAAGACCTGATTGCGGAGCCGCCGCGCGAGGCGGCGAGACTGGCGTTCACCTCGGTCCCCCAGGGGATTGTCGGTAACGCCCTGCCAGCGGCCCCCCTCGTTCCACTCGGTCGCGCCGTGACGGACCAGGGTGAGTTGCAGGTCTGTCATGGCCGGGTGTCCACGCCAGGAAGGTCCGCGTCCACCACCGGAATCAGCGCCGGCACTGCACGCGGGCGGCCCTGTTCATCCAGGGCCACGAAGACAAAAAACCCGGTGGTCGCCAGTTCCTGCTCGCCCGAAGCAATATGCTCGCGGTAGACGTCTACCTGAATGGTCATGCTGGTGCGCCCCACCCTCACCACCCGGGCGTCAAGGGCCACGGCGTCCCCCACGCGGATCGGCACATGAAAGTCCACTCCGTCCATCCGGGCAGTCACTACGTTGCCGCTGGCATGTCTCACGGCCGCCACGCTGGCGGCCTTGTCCATCAATGACAGCACCCAGCCCCCGAAGGCCGTGCCGTGATAGTTGGTGTCTTTGGGAAAGACCAGTTCCAGCATGCGTGCGCGACTGCGCGGCGCTTTTCCACTTCCTGCTTCCATAGTGTTCCCCCTCTTCTCTCTCAGCAGCCTCTTTCAGGATCAGATGATCCAGGCCCACGGCCACCTGCCTCAGCGTCGCCTTATACACATCGGCACGGCCGTGAGTGTACAGATGCAAGGGACGGCGCAGGTCACCAGGTCCAGCACCATTCGCTGCAGGCGTCGCCATGAAATGCCTGCAGCACCTTTGAATCATCTGGCAGCTGTACAGCTCCGCCGGTAGAGCCTGCTCTCTGGGGGCGGAAGGCCATGAACTTGGTGCGTTGCACACCCCGCCCACCATAATCAGGCGCTTCATGAATCACGGATACGCACATCGGCTCCGGAAATGAACAACACCTTCTCCTTCGTGGCGTCTGGATCGGTGACTTCCATGATCCCAGACGGAAGTTCAGTGGAACCGTCGATACCTCGTCTCATCAGCACGTCGTTGCTGGCGAGGCTGTGCACGTCAGATTTACAGTTGGAAAGGGTCTGATGGCCCAGACCGGTGAGCATGGCTCCTCTGTCCTGACTTCGGAGAACCAGGCGGCAGACAACACTCCTGTTCCCCTGATGAACTTTACCTGCCAGGACACCTCCGGATCAGGACGACATGGAAATGACGACACGCGCGAAGCTCTCTGGCGTGCGGTGGCGTGTCCTGTAGGCCGACTGGAACACCTGGGCACCTCATATATTGCGGCCAGGGTATGACCGGAGAATATATTTGTGGCTCATAGGCCTACCCGGCATGCTTGACCAGATCCGGTTCAGGCAGCGTACCGGGCAGCTTCCAACAGCTGGGCCAGATTCACACGCGGCTGTCCCTTCCTGATACACAACGCCAAATGAAGAACACAGCCGCGCAGGGTCGTCTCTCCGAGTACCGGGTCCTCGCCTGTGACCAGCTTCCTCTATCAGAGCAACAACGTGAGAAGCTTCTGCGCCCTACCACAAAACCCGCTGCCAGTTTTTCGTAATGTATGACCCTCTAGATTGACGTTCAGTCATGCACGACCGCGCATATCCACCACCGGGCCCTGCCCTTTCACGGCTGCAGAGTTCGGCTCCGCGCCGGGCAGATGTGCTGTTATCCGCTTTGGTGGGCGCAGCGGTGCTGCACAGCCTGGCTTTGCTCCTGGCCCACTATGGAGTCACGTGGCCTGAGGGAACGCTCGATCTGGCGTACCTGAGTGTCGTTGGCCTCGGATTGGCCCTGAGTGTGCGGGCGTGGCGGACCAGTGGGCCGGGTGCCCGTCCGGCGCTGTGGGCCTTGAGTATGGCCTTGACGCTTTACGCCGCTGGTGACCTGCTCTGGACCTGGCTGAGCCTGTTTACGCAGCAGCCACTCTTTCCTTCAGTTGCCGACATTTTTTATCTGGCACAGTACCTGCCGCTTGTGCTGGCCCTGCTGCGGCTTTCTCATCTCTCGCTGCGGCGCCTCTCTGCCGCCCGACTGGTGCTGGACTCGGCCATCGTGACGGTGGTCGTGGGCCTGTTTGCCTGGCAGGCCGGCCTGGCTACGGTGGCTGATGACCCGGCCCAGAGCCTGCCCGGGCGCATCATCAGCCTGGCTTATCCTCTGGCCTCCCTGGCTGTTCTGGGCGTCCTGGTGCTGGTCGCTTCAGGCGCCAGACGCGTGCAGGTGCATGTTGCCGTGTTTGCCACCGGCCTGAGCCTGATTGTGGTGGGTGATCTGGGCTATGCCCTGCTGGAAGCCAACGGAGCCTACAGCAGCGCCCATCCTATCGATGCTCTGTGGGCATGGGCGCTGGTGCTGCTGGCCCTCGGAGGACAGCTGGCCGCGCACCACTACAACCGGTACCCCCGCGAAGCCGGGAAGCAGCACCC is a window of Deinococcus deserti VCD115 DNA encoding:
- the rfbB gene encoding dTDP-glucose 4,6-dehydratase, which produces MNLLITGGCGFIGSNFVRYWLESHPRDRIVVYDKLTYAGRRENLHDLWDSPRLSLVQADIADMDAARRACCENQIDLIVNFAAETHVDQSILGPLIFTDTNVRGTHVLLEVARELGIRMHHISTDEVYGHIPDGHQSVETDPLAPRSPYAASKAAADQLVQAYYITYSLPVTITRGANNVGPFQYPEKVVPLFATNAVLGEALPVYGDGLQMRDYAHVYDHCTGIETVLLRGEIGQVYNVGTGREMTNLEMVNIVLETLGQDRSLIQHVTDRPGHDRRYSMNVDKLRALSWEPKYDPWQAVTEATRWYAQNRAWWEPIRNGEFREYYDRQYAERLAGTRKA
- a CDS encoding polysaccharide biosynthesis tyrosine autokinase; translated protein: MTERAGSQEIDLSVVWQGLKRHLVWILGTGALLALAAFLWSRAQPPIYEASASLIASNSQGQESTLSTALVKAPPLPEGAVAQALQSTQVIGPLIQAISKDEKIARGERQRLSENLRKELREQRLRTVTLTSRLDLTGNGIYTVRARARTTAAAQRLANLASATLLSWDRNRALENVRRAQAGFQAQLAQVDQQLATSGLSSLERQTLITRRASVQGNLTQVQLLEDSVAGVLSSLSAAVEPLRPIAPKPMRNAVLSGLLGLLLATGVVALVTVLDRTIRSEDDLLALNVPTLAVIPRLRQRDIVFSGIVRAARQAGLYEAIGFLRVNLMAVLVSKPHPVVMVTSTAPGEGKSSLTATLADGFASSGQRVLIIDADLRRGTQAVVWKKYDEGGHWHQLTGQGGVRTTREALTDPHNVQVIRVEDNVDMLPAGPGLQDSLGVFNQADIAGALSLWRQHYDIVLIDSAPLLALADGLVVGIHADAVLMVTEYGRTNVHSVRSALRRAERAGLNILGFVINKSDAREGNSYGYSYSYAPRGGVKA
- a CDS encoding MFS transporter, whose translation is MTRNRGKDAHPLIFAALGTLVFLNVYAPQSLLPLLSREFGVGPAQVGTVVGATMLAMALASPLTGVLADAWGRRQTVLWAYALLVLPALLAAAAPTLEVLNAARFAQGLLIPGVMVALNAYIAEEVSPAGRARALTAYVTGTVLGGFLGRFLSGLVAEQGDWRVAFWLLAVACAAGWGVARKALPPEKTFEPRRNPAAVLVGMRDHLRNPPLLATCAVGFLILFMLVGTFNTLTLRLSEAPYQLTTAQTGSVFAVYLLGVIITPVAGPFLASRGPRTALLAAMGSSIAGLLLTYSTPLPLVIAGVAAAACGVFLAQSAALAAVQRSVSSARSLAGGLYHLSYYGGGAAASVVAGYAFEAGGWEATVPLLVANLLLAALVGALGWRHS
- a CDS encoding protein-methionine-sulfoxide reductase heme-binding subunit MsrQ; protein product: MGGLVPAAVLVLDAQMGALGANPIQRAILQTGLLALVLLILSLACTPLRTLTGWTWPARIRKALGLLTFFYAVLHFLLYLLDHGFTPAVVLEDVLERPFVTVGFAALVLMLPLALTSGRGAVRRLGFQRWQRLHQLVYVAAGLGVLHFWWGVKKDHTPPLIAALVVMVLFAVRLIRSRRARA
- the msrP gene encoding protein-methionine-sulfoxide reductase catalytic subunit MsrP gives rise to the protein MTSTPPDPQLPADPEDTTPETQVPPRREFLKNAALFTGTVAALGGGLELLTRRPGAAAQAAPGELMAQARRPLGPYDTSEPITPYAQATTYNNFYEFGTGKDDPARLAGSLRTRPWTVLIDGEVRKPVRVDIDTLQSWFPLEDRIYRMRCVEGWSMVMPWLGFPLGALLRRIEPNSKAKYVQFTSLHDPKQFPGQRGDVLDWPYVEGLRLDEALHPLTFMAVGLHGRALPNQNGAPLRLVVPWKYGFKNIKSVVRITLTQKQPRTTWALAAPDEYGFYANVNPKVPHPRWSQATERRIGELRRRPTLPFNGYAEEVASLYKGMDLRRFF
- a CDS encoding HD domain-containing protein, yielding MSIPVAETASLSLDKLLTLDPRLPGVWAWVQQHMTPDAAHDEGHLHRVALWTRRCAPQEPVVLAVAAALTHDVVNLPKNHPQRAQASTLAAQAVQQVLPDLGFTPAQAHEVALAVRDHSFSRGAVPATPLGAALQDADRLDALGALGVMRVAAVGGHLGRAIFDAADPWCQQREPDDQAFTVDHFFTKLLRLSASFQTVPGRAEAQRRTAVMHAFLTQLGEEIGVPYPEP
- a CDS encoding histidine phosphatase family protein, coding for MTDLQLTLVRHGATEWNEGGRWQGVTDNPLGDRGERQSRRLARRLRNQVFDQVDSSDLQRAVQTAQLALPGQGITLDPRLREIHFGVFEGLTVDEMTVHPAFQEWQSDPWRVAPPGGESLAEVAARMRDWAEDLDQASVIAFTHSVAIRALLCDLFGWPLLPQPGYPVPFAHRVGHTSLSMVRRHSGHWTIHTLGDGAHLEVQGSG
- a CDS encoding acyl-CoA thioesterase — translated: MEAGSGKAPRSRARMLELVFPKDTNYHGTAFGGWVLSLMDKAASVAAVRHASGNVVTARMDGVDFHVPIRVGDAVALDARVVRVGRTSMTIQVDVYREHIASGEQELATTGFFVFVALDEQGRPRAVPALIPVVDADLPGVDTRP